The Camelina sativa cultivar DH55 chromosome 14, Cs, whole genome shotgun sequence genome includes a window with the following:
- the LOC104740991 gene encoding pentatricopeptide repeat-containing protein At1g22830-like, whose translation MIICRLLYMPSSPSRSILIRGLTVSKICKFIPQSWKQPPRLISKPQYESVPATLFKSFRYCIAHGHFYEAFRAFSLLRHQSGSHELVFRSAASLLSTCVEFNEFVSGQQIHAYCISSGLEFDPVLVLKLVTFYSAFNLLDEAQTITENSDIFHPFPWNVLIDSYVRNKRFEESVSVYKRMMGKGVQPDEFTYPSVLKACGALLDFASGRVVHGSIEVSSHRCSLYVCNALISMYKRFGKVDIARRLFDRMSERDAVSWNAVINCYASKGNLEEALELFDRMLQSGVEATVVTWNTLAGGCLKIGNYVGALNCVLEMRNYNVGLDSVAMINGLTACSHIGELRLGKVFHCLAISSGFNNIDNVRNSLITLYSRCGDLRHAFLVFQEIEVNSLSRWNSVISCYAHNMRSEETSFLVREMLLYGFHPNYVTLASILPLCARVANLQHGKEIHCYILRRQSFNGSLILWNSLFDMYAKSGEIIAAKRVYDSMRKRDKVTYTSLIGGYGMLGKGEVALSLFKEMIRSGMKPDHVTMVAVLSACSHSNLVRQGQSWFGKMQTVFGIHPRLEHYSCMVDLYCRAGHLAAARKIFLKIPYEPSSAMCATILKACLIHGNTDIGEWAADKLLLEMKPEHLGHYMLLADMYAATGSWNKLVTVKTSLSDMCLQKAHDFALMETDSGLDGVNDKPMIDSAVNQEQSSDEERLVEVG comes from the coding sequence ATGATCATATGCCGCTTACTGTATATGCCGTCTTCTCCTTCTCGCTCTATACTCATCAGAGGTCTCACTGTATCCAAAATTTGCAAGTTTATTCCTCAATCTTGGAAACAGCCACCGAGACTTATCTCAAAACCCCAGTATGAATCAGTTCCAGCAACTCTTTTCAAATCATTTAGATATTGCATCGCTCATGGTCACTTTTATGAAGCTTTCAGAGCTTTCTCTCTGCTACGTCACCAGTCTGGTTCTCACGAACTCGTTTTCCGTTCAGCGGCTTCCCTTTTATCCACCTGTGTGGAGTTTAATGAGTTCGTTTCAGGGCAGCAAATCCATGCTTATTGTATCTCGTCTGGTTTGGAGTTTGACCCTGTTTTGGTCTTAAAGCTTGTTACTTTCTACTCTGCTTTCAATCTCCTTGACGAAGCTCAGACCATTACTGAGAACTCTGACATTTTCCATCCCTTTCCGTGGAATGTGCTGATCGATTCTTATGTTAGGAACAAACGGTTTGAGGAGTCTGTTTCTGTTTACAAACGAATGATGGGTAAAGGGGTTCAACCGGATGAGTTTACTTACCCGTCTGTTCTCAAGGCTTGTGGAGCACTACTTGATTTTGCATCTGGAAGAGTGGTTCATGGCTCCATTGAGGTGAGCTCTCACAGATGCAGCTTGTACGTCTGCAATGCGTTGATATCTATGTATAAAAGATTTGGTAAAGTGGATATCGCTCGGAGATTGTTTGACAGGATGTCTGAAAGGGATGCTGTCTCATGGAATGCAGTAATTAACTGTTATGCTTCTAAAGGTAACTTAGAGGAAGCTCTTGAGCTTTTTGATAGAATGTTACAATCTGGTGTAGAAGCGACTGTTGTAACTTGGAACACATTAGCTGGAGGTTGTTTGAAGATAGGAAATTATGTTGGTGCTTTGAATTGTGTACTTGAGATGAGAAATTACAACGTGGGATTAGATTCTGTAGCTATGATTAATGGTTTGACGGCATGCTCACACATTGGGGAGTTACGATTGGGAAAAGTATTTCATTGTCTTGCAATTAGTAGTGGTTTCAATAACATTGACAATGTTCGTAATTCGTTGATCACATTGTACTCAAGATGCGGTGATCTTAGGCACGCCTTTTTAGTGTTTCAGGAGATTGAAGTGAATAGTTTGAGTAGGTGGAATTCTGTCATTTCGTGTTATGCGCACAACATGAGATCGGAAGAGACCTCTTTCCTGGTGAGGGAGATGTTGCTTTATGGCTTTCACCCGAATTACGTTACGCTTGCAAGCATTCTCCCTCTTTGTGCTCGTGTGGCAAACCTGCAACACGGGAAAGAGATTCACTGCTACATCCTGAGACGTCAAAGCTTCAACGGCTCTTTAATCTTGTGGAACTCCCTTTTTGATATGTATGCCAAATCCGGTGAAATTATAGCTGCAAAGCGAGTATATGATTcaatgagaaagagagataaagtgACATACACTTCCTTGATAGGTGGATATGGCATGCTGGGTAAAGGAGAAGTCGCATTGTCATTGTTCAAGGAGATGATCAGATCCGGAATGAAACCTGATCACGTAACTATGGTTGCAGTTTTATCAGCTTGTAGCCATTCCAATTTAGTTCGTCAAGGACAAAGCTGGTTTGGGAAGATGCAGACTGTTTTCGGTATACACCCTCGCCTTGAACACTATTCTTGTATGGTTGATCTTTATTGCAGAGCAGGTCACCTGGCTGCAGCCAGAAAGATATTCCTGAAAATACCTTACGAGCCATCTAGTGCCATGTGTGCTACTATACTGAAAGCGTGCCTCATCCACGGGAACACAGACATTGGCGAATGGGCTGCAGATAAGCTACTTCTTGAGATGAAGCCAGAACACTTAGGACACTACATGTTGCTAGCAGATATGTATGCAGCTACTGGTTCTTGGAACAAACTTGTAACGGTGAAGACTTCCTTGAGTGACATGTGCTTGCAAAAGGCTCATGATTTTGCTTTGATGGAAACAGATTCCGGGTTAGATGGAGTGAATGACAAGCCTATGATCGATTCTGCAGTTAATCAGGAGCAAAGTTCAGATGAAGAACGTCTTGTAGAAGTAGGATAA
- the LOC104740992 gene encoding cytochrome c-like — MASFDEAPPGNPKAGEKIFRTKCAQCHTVDKGAGHKQGPNLNGLFGRQSGTTAGYSYSAANKSKAVEWEEKTLYDYLLNPKKYIPGTKMVFPGLKKPQERADLIAYLKESTA, encoded by the exons atggcgtcGTTTGATGAAGCACCACCAGGAAACCCCAAGGCCGGTGAGAAGATCTTCAGGACCAAGTGTGCTCAGTGTCACACCGTTGACAAAGGCGCCGGTCACAAACAAG GACCAAATCTAAACGGTCTGTTTGGAAGACAATCTGGTACAACTGCTGGTTACTCTTACTCTGCTGCTAACAAGAGCAAGGCTGTGGAATGGGAAGAGAAGACCTTGTATGATTACTTGCTCAACCCCAAGAAG TACATACCAGGTACGAAGATGGTGTTCCCTGGTCTTAAGAAGCCTCAAGAGCGTGCAGATCTCATCGCCTACTTGAAGGAATCTACGGCATAA
- the LOC104740987 gene encoding putative methyltransferase At1g22800, with translation MRRINSMYGRIGMLRRVSEKLTKQSSDTFLASHSFSTHGGYGGDGELQQNNSKVKIFDRDLKRIHRDRAAWLSSRHKNNSFVDAVADNLLDRLEDCKKSFPTALCLGGSLGAVKRLIRGRGGIEKLIMMDTSYDMIKSCRDAHEDTLDNSIETSYLVGDEEFLPIKESSVDLIISSLGLHWTNDLPGSMIQCKLALKPDGLFLAAILGGETLKELRIACTLAHMEREGGISPRLSPLAQVRDAGNLLTRAGFSLPGVDVDEYVVKYKSALDLIEHLRAMGETNGLLERNKILNRETALATAAIYDSMFATEDGTIPATFQVIYMTGWREHSSHQQAKRRGSATVSFRDLHKQFGGQSES, from the exons atgcggAGGATCAATTCTATGTACGGAAGAATTGGGATGCTTAGGAGAGTATCCGAAAAATTAACGAAGCAATCTTCTGATACATTCCTCGCCTCTCACTCTTTCTCTACGCACGGTGGTTATGGCGGTGACGGTGAGCTACAACAGAACAACTCCAAAGTCAAGATCTTTGATCGAGACCTCAAGCGTATACAT CGTGATCGAGCTGCGTGGCTGTCCTCTCGCCATAAAAACAATTCCTTTGTCGACGCTGTTGCAGACAATCTCCTTGACCGCTTAGAG GATTGTAAGAAGAGTTTTCCCACTGCATTATGTTTGGGAGGATCTCTTGGTGCTGTTAAGCGATTGATACGTGGGCGCG GTGGGATTGAAAAGCTTATCATGATGGATACCtcatatgatatgattaaaTCATGTAGAGATGCTCATGAGGATACACTTGATAACTCCATCGAGACATCGTATTTGGTTGGTGATGAAGAGTTTCTGCCAATCAAAGAGAG TTCGGTTGATTTGATCATTAGTTCGTTGGGGCTTCATTGGACAAATGATCTTCCAGGATCCATGATACAG TGCAAACTAGCGCTGAAGCCTGATGGCCTGTTTTTAGCAGCAATTCTTGGCGGAGAAACCTTAAA GGAGCTGAGAATAGCATGCACTTTGGCTCACATGGAGCGTGAAGGAGGTATTAGTCCCAGGCTATCGCCTTTAGCACAG gTTAGGGACGCAGGGAATCTCTTGACCAGGGCAGGTTTTAGTCTTCCTGGTGTTGACGTCGATGAATATGTAGTTAAATACAAGAGTG CGCTGGATCTTATAGAGCATCTTCGTGCAATGGGTGAAACCAATGGTCTTCTTGAGAGAAACaag ATATTGAATCGCGAAACTGCTCTTGCCACTGCAGCAATATATGACTCCATGTTCGCTACAGAGGATGGCACTATACCTGCCACTTTTCAG GTGATTTACATGACAGGATGGAGAGAACATTCGTCTCACCAGCAGGCCAAGCGAAGAGGTTCAGCTACGGTATCCTTCAGGGATCTCCATAAACAATTTGGCGGTCAATCTGAATCTTGA
- the LOC104740995 gene encoding transforming growth factor-beta receptor-associated protein 1-like: protein MAKSRSVVELTARFDLGGDDKIRALSLSPVSDSQTLVYLGTFSGSLILLSLDTSTNIVTRLASVSLSASPVESVFVLGEERGKILALCNGYLFLVDSLLSQPAKRLGGLLKGINVVAKRVRGRDSSSTDLLPSEVSSDSSSSKKFLQLLGAGNRVNDVKGKDFGHERVHKGHYVFAVAIGERMLLIELQFDEKEELSGSFVVLKEILGIGGIKTLVWLDDYVIAGTVKGYSLISCVTGQSGVIFTLPDVSGPPLLKLLCKEWKVLLLVDNVGVVVDTNGQPIGGSLVFRRRPDSVGELSFYLVTVGDGKMEIHQKKSGACVQSVSFGPEGCGPSLFSADEAGDGNLLAVTSLSKLLFYRRVPYEEQIKDLLRKKRYREAISLVEELDSQGEISKDMLSFLHAQIGYLLLFDLRFEEAVNQFLKSEKMEPSEVFPFIMRDPNRWSLAVPRNRYWGLHPPPAPFEDVVDNGLMAIQRANFLRKAGMDTPVDEEFFSNPPSRADLLDLAIKNITRYLEISREKDLTHPVREGIDTLLMLLYRALNRVEDMENLASSDNNCVVEELESLLTESGHLRALAFLYACKGMSAKALAIWRLFTKNYSSGLWQDSDDLVPYLHDNELIRLSGKEAAAAEAARILEEPCDPELALQHLSWISDINPLFAIQVLTSDKRTEELSPEQVIEAIDPKKVEIIQRYFQWLIEERDYTDPQLHTSYALSLAKSALEYVEVQNGIQQSDGGGREAHDCNVGNISLFESDVRERLQTFLQSSDLYDPEEVLELVEGSELWLEKAILYRRIGQETLVLQILALKLEDCAAAEQYCVEIGRPDAFMQLLDMYLDPQNGKEPMFKAAVRLLHNHGESLDPLQVLEKLSPDMPLKLASDTILRMLRARVHHHRQGQIVHNISRALDVDSRLARLEERSRHMQINDESLCDSCYARLGTKLFAMYPDDTIVCYKCYRRLGESKSVTGRDFKRDVLIKPGWLVNR from the exons ATGGCTAAATCTCGGTCCGTTGTGGAGCTTACTGCTCGTTTTGATCTCGGCGGTGATGATAAGATCCGAGCTTTATCACTCTCCCCTGTCTCCGATTCTCAAACCCTAGTCTACTTAGGAACCTTCTCTGGATCTCTTATTCTCCTCTCTCTCGATACTTCGACTAATATTGTCACGCGTCTCGCAAGTGTATCGCTGAGCGCTTCTCCAGTCGAGTCTGTTTTTGTGCTTGGAGAGGAAAGAGGGAAAATTCTAGCACTTTGCAATGGGTACTTGTTCTTGGTGGATTCGCTTCTATCTCAACCTGCTAAGAGATTGGGTGGTTTATTGAAAGGGATCAATGTGGTTGCTAAGAGAGTGAGAGGACGAGACTCGTCGAGTACTGACTTGTTGCCTTCTGAGGTTTCGAGTGATTCTAGCTCGAGTAAGAAGTTTCTTCAGTTGCTTGGCGCTGGGAATCGTGTGAATGATGTTAAAGGTAAGGACTTTGGACATGAGCGAGTCCACAAAGGTCATTATGTTTTCGCTGTTGCCATTGGTGAGAGAATGTTGCTGATTGAACTTCAGtttgatgagaaagaagagttGAGTGGTTCCTTTGTTGTTTTGAAAGAGATTCTTGGGATTGGTGGGATCAAAACTTTGGTTTGGCTTGATGATTATGTTATTGCGGGAACTGTTAAAGGTTATAGCTTGATCTCGTGTGTTACTGGTCAAAGTGGGGTGATTTTCACGTTGCCTGATGTGTCTGGTCCCCCGCTGCTTAAATTGCTATGTAAAGAGTGGaaggtgttgttgttggtggaCAATGTTGGAGTTGTTGTTGACACGAATGGTCAGCCTATTGGAGGGAGCCTTGTGTTTCGAAGGAGGCCTGATTCTGTTGGAGAGTTGTCTTTCTATTTGGTGACTGTTGGAGATGGGAAAATGGAAATACATCAGAAGAAGTCGGGTGCTTGTGTTCAATCAGTTAGTTTTGGTCCTGAAGGATGCGGGCCTTCACTTTTTTCCGCAGATGAGGCAGGAGATGGAAACCTTTTGGCTGTCACTTCCTTGTCAAAG CTTCTTTTTTATCGGAGAGTGCCTTATGAAGAACAGATTAAAGACCTACTGAGGAAAAAGAGATACAGAGAAGCCATCTCCTTGGTGGAAGAGCTTGACTCACAGGGTGAAATTTCGAAAGACATGCTTTCGTTTCTTCATGCTCAAATAGGGTATCTACTGCTTTTCGATTTGCGCTTTGAGGAAGCTGTGAATCAATTTCTGAAGTCTGAAAAAATGGAACCTTCTGAAGTTTTTCCTTTTATCATGCGGGATCCTAATCGCTGGTCTTTGGcg GTTCCAAGAAACAGATACTGGGGACTGCATCCTCCCCCTGCTCCTTTCGAAGATGTTGTAGATAATGGGCTGATGGCCATCCAGAGAGCCAATTTTCTAAGAAAAGCAGGAATGGACACCCCGGTTGACGAAGAGTTTTTCTCAAATCCCCCTAGTAGAGCTGATTTATTGGATTTAGCAATTAAAAACATTACCAG GTACCTCGAGATATCACGTGAGAAGGACTTAACTCACCCAGTAAGGGAGGGAATCGATACGCTTCTAATGCTTCTTTACAGAGCGTTAAATCGTGTTGAAGATATGGAGAATCTTGCATCTTCCGATAATAACTGTGTTGTG GAGGAGTTAGAGAGTCTTCTAACTGAATCTGGACACTTACGGGCACTTGCATTCCTCTATGCATGTAAGGGGATGAGTGCAAAGGCTCTTGCTATTTGGCGTCTCTTTACGAAGAATTATTCATCTGGTCTATGGCAAGACTCAGATGACTTGGTGCCCTATTTACACGACAATGAGCTCATTCGGTTATCTGGTAAAGAGGCTGCTGCGGCAGAAGCAGCCAGAATTCTTGAGGAACCCTGTGATCCAGAACTGGCATTGCAGCATCTTAGTTGG ATTTCAGATATAAACCCATTGTTTGCTATCCAAGTCTTGACGTCAGATAAAAGGACAGAAGAGCTTTCACCAG AGCAAGTGATCGAAGCTATTGATCCCAAAAAGGTTGAAATCATACAGAG GTACTTCCAATGGTTGATTGAGGAAAGAGACTACACTGACCCGCAGCTGCATACATCGTATGCTCTCTCACTTGCCAAATCAGCACTTGAGTATGTTGAAGTTCAAAACGGTATCCAACAATCTGATGGTGGAGGCAGAGAGGCACATGATTGTAATGTTGgaaatatttctttgtttgaaaGTGATGTACGAGAAAGATTGCAGACTTTCTTGCAGTCTTCAGATCTATATGATCCTGAAGAAGTCTTGGAATTGGTAGAAGGATCAGAACTGTGGTTGGAAAAG gCAATCCTATACCGAAGGATAGGGCAGGAGACACTGGTCCTCCAAATTCTTGCTTT GAAGCTTGAGGATTGTGCAGCTGCAGAGCAATATTGCGTAGAGATTGGAAGACCAGATGCATTCATGCA GTTACTTGATATGTACCTGGATCCTCAAAATGGTAAAGAGCCTATGTTTAAGGCTGCTGTTCGCCTCCTCCACAACCACGGGGAATCACTTGATCCTTTGCAAGTTTTGGAA AAATTGTCTCCTGATATGCCCTTAAAACTGGCATCAGATACAATTTTAAGAATGCTGAGGGCTCgggttcatcatcatcgtcaaggCCAG ATCGTACACAATATCTCTCGTGCATTGGATGTAGACTCGAGGTTAGCAAGATTAGAAGAAAGATCACGTCACATGCAGATAAATGATGAGAGCCTCTGTGATTCCTGCTATGCCCGCCTAGGAACTAAGCTATTTGCTATGTACCCTGATGATACCATTGTCTGCTACAAG TGTTACCGACGCTTGGGTGAATCAAAGTCAGTAACAGGCCGTGACTTCAAGCGAGATGTTCTGATAAAACCCGGTTGGTTAGTAAACCGGTAG
- the LOC104740986 gene encoding ethylene-responsive transcription factor ERF019-like has protein sequence MDYRESDETQPKYKGIRRRKWGKWVSEIRVPGTRDRLWLGSFSTAEGAAVAHDVAFFCLHQPDSLESLNFPHLLNPSMASKTSPRSIQQAASNAGMAIDAGIVHSASVNSGYGDTTTCYENGGADEVEPLNISVYDYLDGHDHV, from the coding sequence ATGGATTACAGAGAATCTGATGAAACCCAACCAAAGTACAAAGGAATCCGTCGCCGGAAATGGGGGAAATGGGTATCGGAGATTAGAGTTCCGGGAACTCGTGACCGTCTCTGGTTAGGCTCATTCTCAACAGCTGAAGGAGCCGCCGTAGCACACGACGTAGCTTTCTTCTGTTTACACCAACCCGATTCGTTAGAGTCTCTCAACTTCCCTCATTTGCTTAATCCTTCGATGGCTTCCAAAACTTCTCCGAGATCTATCCAGCAAGCTGCTTCTAACGCCGGGATGGCTATTGACGCCGGAATCGTCCACAGTGCCAGCGTAAACTCCGGGTATGGTGATACGACGACGTGTTATGAGAATGGAGGAGCTGATGAAGTTGAGCCGTTGAATATTTCAGTGTATGATTATCTGGACGGTCACGATCATGTTTGA
- the LOC104740993 gene encoding uncharacterized protein LOC104740993, producing the protein MRSLTLGLSLRSSSLPFTCSNFRFFSPPSSSSSSSSSSSSSSSFRLYRRFHFLKPCSSLKQTKKKKQNSLPSTAPPPQSLRWFFNPKSSDEDDDDKSSAAENDDGGGSDGDAAIKGTILAGVLLIGTVGGFAGVGYVYRDQINTFLTQFSTYIEGYGTAGYALFIAVYAGLEILAIPALPLTMSAGLLFGPLIGTIIVSISGTMAASVAFLIARYFARERILKLVEDNKKFLAIDKAIGENGFRVVTLLRLSPLLPFSLGNYLYGLTSVKFVPYVLGSWLGMLPGSWAYVSAGAFGRAIIQEESNVGLPGGNGQLLTLGLGLLVTALAGTYVTRLAKDAIKDIDDE; encoded by the exons ATGCGCAGCCTTACTCTGGGTCTGAGTCTCAGatcctcttctcttcctttcaCCTGCAGCAACTTCcgcttcttctctcctccttcttcttcttcttcttcttcttcttcttcttcttcttcttcttcctttagacTCTACAGACGATTCCATTTCCTCAAGCCATGTTCttccttaaaacaaaccaagaagaagaagcaaaactcTCTCCCTTCTACCGCCCCGCCTCCTCAGAGTCTTCGGTGGTTCTTCAATCCCAAATCCAGCgacgaagacgatgatgataaGTCCTCCGCGGCTGAGAACGATGACGGGGGCGGATCGGATGGGGATGCTGCTATTAAGGGTACCATTTTGGCTGGAGTTTTGTTGATTGGTACTGTTGGTGGATTCGCCGGCGTTGGTTATGTGTATAGAGATCAGATCAATACGTTCCTCACTCAATTCTCTACTTACATCGAAG GTTATGGTACTGCTGGCTATGCCTTGTTCATTGCTGTGTATGCTGGGCTTGag ATATTAGCTATTCCGGCTCTCCCATTGACGATGTCGGCTGGTCTTCTCTTTGGTCCTCTTATTGGCACCATCATCGTTTCTATTAGTGGAACA ATGGCTGCTAGTGTTGCTTTTCTAATTGCTCGATACTTTGCTCGAGAGCGCATCCTTAAGTTAGTTGAGGACAACAAGAAGTTCCTTGCCATTGATAAAGCGATTGGTGAAAATGGGTTTAGGGTTGTTACTCTCCTTCGGCTAAGCCCTTTGCTTCCTTTCTCTCTTGGAAATTACCTGTACGGGTTGACATCTGTGAAGTTTGTGCCTTATGTATTAGGAAG CTGGTTGGGTATGCTTCCAGGGTCTTGGGCTTATGTCAGCGCAGGGGCTTTTGGACGAGCAATCATT CAAGAAGAATCTAATGTTGGCTTGCCTGGAGGAAACGGCCAGCTTTTAACATTGGGGCTGGGTCTGTTGGTTACTGCATTGGCTGGAACATATGTGACACGCCTTGCAAAG GATGCTATAAAGGACATCGACGATGAGTAG